From the genome of Coleofasciculaceae cyanobacterium:
CAGCATAAGCTGAACCTAGAACGATAATTAACACTTCTCGATCTGGCTGAAAATTATCCTGAGTTATATTTTGTTCGATCTTATCTGCTAAGACGGTTAACTCCTGTTGGCGAGAAGCAAAGCGATCAAAGTTAATCATCTCTCCCTGCCATAGTTCACTAATAATATTGGGTGAATCATGGTTTCTAACCAGAGCAATCTGACTGCCTAATTGCCAATTGCCCGTTATTTTATAACCTAAAGCTTGCCATTCTTCGGGGTAAATTGAACCTGTTAAGATACCTTGTTTTCTCTGTAATCCTAAAGCGATCGCATGGGCAACCATTATGACCTGATGCGGTGTACGATAACAGCGAGAGATAATTTCCGTCTTGTTAATCTGCTGATTATATTGTCCTGTCGCTAGATGTCCTAGTTCTTCGCCAAATAGTTCAACTGGTTCGGGTAGTTTTAAACTAGACAAACTTTGCAGTTCATCATAAGCCCAAATCAGCCGTCTTTGTTGAGGAGATATCGGATTAACTGGACGTAAAGCTTGATAGGCTAACCAATAAAACGGCTGTTTATTTTGATATATCCAGCTATCGGCAATTAAATCTTGCCCCTCATCAATTAAAACAGCATCAAAAATCTGTGGAATAGTTCTAGTTTCTAGTAGCTGTACGCAGGCTTCTGCTAATGCTTCATTTGGCTTTTGGCTAATAGTAAAAGGAACAGATAAGGGAGTTGTTCCCGCTGCTTTGCAGATAGTGCCATAAAAACCAGGCTGTTGTTTACTTCCCCAGGCATGAAGAATTTTTAGATTAGAATTTTTAGGACTATAGCCAATTTTGTCTTGAGTAAAGTGGCGTATCCACTTATCTACCTGGTGAGTAATTGAATCATATAAACTGCGAGAAAAAAAGACCAAGGCAATTTGCCATTCTGGATATTTAACGGACATCAAGGCTGCTTTTTGGCAGAGAATTACGGTTTTACCCGAACCAGCAATACCTCTAATTCTTTGCATTCCTTCAGGAATTTGTTTAGCAATCTTTTCCTGCTGTAAGTCTAATTGATTTAAGCGCGATCGCACCTGTTGAATTACTTTACGCCGACTATGAGCAGAACTAGGAAGGCTTTGCTCTGAAGTGGTATACAAAGATGTTCCACCTAAAACAGCTAATAATAATTCCCATTGAGTTGGAGTTAAGACTTCTCCTAAAACAACGGGATATGTATTAGTAATTAATTTGATAATTAGGCTCGATGAACCAAGAGCCTCTTGAAACAAGATCGGCGGACAGTTTGGTAACTTGTCAAAACCTTTTTGTTGCCATTGAGCTTGAGTAATATAAGGTAGAGCAATAATTGCTTTGGCTGTAACTTTTTTGCTTAATAAAGGTTCGCGATCGCTATATTGAAGTAACCCAAATAACTGTCTTTCTGCCTGTTGATAAGGATTACCAAATTCGGTATAAAAATTTTGATATTGCCAACGATGACCCTGAATACTAACTAACTGCTCGATCGCGATCGCTTTTACTTCAATTACAATTAAACCTAAGTGATCATCAGCAATTAATATATCAGGTTCTTTTCTAAATTGCTGCTGAGCGAAAATAGGATAACGCCAGTAAGCAATACATTTACGCTGCTCAAAAGCTCGCTTAACGCTATCCCAAACTAATTTTTCTCCCGCCTCACTCTTGTGACCTAATATTTCTGTGGCAATAAACTTATCTCGATGATCCATCTAACACGACAAACAAATCTTGTGATAGAAATTAGCGAATTTCAGTTAAGTAGAACTCATTATTTGCGACGCGAAGGACGCGCCTCCAGGCGCTAATCATGCACGGGCTAGTGCTAAAGCATACCGCTTCGCATATCCTTTAGGGCGTAGCTTCTTGAAGCTTATTCCTTAGGACTTATTACCCAACCCCTCCTCCAAAACTGGATCTTTATTAACTGTTAACTGGATTTAACTGCTTCTAATATTCGAGAATAATAAAAGCTAATGCTAGTCATTCCCGTGCGTTTAATCTCGAAACCATTGTCTTTTAAAATTGCGATAATTTTTGCTTCTTGGTGTTGATAAGCTCTAGTAGTTTTGGAAGGACCAGGAAAAAATTCGCCAATTTTTTTCAAGATAAATAATAAATAAGTTTTTGGAGCAAAACTAAGAATTAGACGAGATTCGGTCAAAGATGCTAAATGCGCGATCATTTTTGCTGCATCTTCTGTCGGGTAATGAATTAGAACATCTAAGCAAATTACCGTGTCATATATACCAGTTAAGGCTTCTAAATCTTTAACCATGAAATCGAGCTGGCTAGTATCACCTAGTGCTAATTCGGCTCTTTCCCGCGCTTCATTAACCATTTTGGCAGAGATATCACTCGCGCAAACTGTCGCTCCTGCCTGAGCTAAAGGAATACTCAAACTACCTACACCACACCCCGCATCACAAATTTTCAAATCTGCTAAGTTGCCATCATCTTTCAACCAGCCAACTACAGTATCAATAGTTTGTTGATGTCCCTGACGAATTTTCTTTTGGACTTTATTAACGTCTTCTGTTTCGCCGTAGATTCTGCGCCAGCGCTCAAACCCTTGTTGATTGAAATAATCTTTAACGATTACTTTATCATTTTTTTTAGTTTTGTCAGTTGTTTTCATAAATTAATTTAAATATTAAATATTTGTCTCGATTCAGTATTGTATCTTGCTTACTCCCCTCAGGTTTATTGAATTTCTAACCTGCGATATACTAATCGTCGATCGCAAAAGCCCGGTTTGATTAAAAATAGTGAATCATACTAAATCCGATTGATAAAGTACTCTTGACTTAAAGTCGCTATGATGGTTCTAATGTTATCCCCATGTACTAAAAGACGACGCTCCGCGTCCTAAAGGATTAGCTAGCGCGTCACGCGCAGCTATATGCGAAGCGGTATTCTTTAGGAGTCCTTTAGGGCATATGGGACTTCTGACTTCGTTTAGTTGGGCTGCCAATACTTAGGGCTAAAACGCAAAATATTTATGCAGCAATATTTGTTTACAATTTTTTACATACTTGATTAAATATTCTTAGTTTAGTTGATAATTTTTTATCGAACTAGCATATTACTTACTTACCTCACCACCAGGAGCTTGAGCTATGAACTTCGAGTCAAACCGATTATCCTTAGAACAAGAATTCATCCACCAAGTATTTGCCACCAAAATTAAAGATTTGTCTGAGGCAGAAACTAAAGATTTACTGATCAAATTTCATAAGCAAATGCTATTTAACGATAATTTATACCAAAAACTATCTAGCCAAAGAAAAAAATTTGCCAATAAACTACTAAATTAGACATAGAGTATTTTGAGGATGATCAAGATTAACTAATTCTCTAAATTTAGACGGCTACAGCTGATAATTTACCTCTCCACCCTCTACTAGTAACATGAGCGATCGCCTTTCTTTTATCCGTTCTGAATTAGCCCAACTGGCTGTTTATACACCACATCCAGGAGGGGAAAGCGCAGCCATTGTCGATCGTCTAGATACTAATGAAAGCCCCTTAGACTTACCCGCAGAAATCAAATCTAAGCTGGCGTGGGCATATCAACAGGAGATAGAAGCCAACCGCTATCCCGATGGTAGCCAACAGGAGTTAAAAAGCGCGATCGCAGAATACGTCAATGAGTCAGCTGATTCCACCAAAAGTTTCTGTACCGCTAACATTTCAGTCGGCAATGGTTCAGATGAACTAATACGTTCATTGTTAATCGCTACTTGCTTAGGCGCAGAGGGTTCAATTTTAGTGGCAACTCCCACTTTTTCCATGTATGGCATCTTGGCTAAGACTTTAGGGATTCCTGTTGTCACCGTTTCCAGACAAAAAGATTTTGCCTTAAACTTAGATGCTGCCCAGCAAGCAATCGAGCAAACCAATAATCCTCCAGTGCGGGTAGTATTTGTAGTACATCCTAATTCACCGACGGGAAATGCTTTAAAAACTGAGGAATTAGACTGGCTTAAAACTTTACCAGAGAATATTTTAGTCGTAGTAGACGAAGCTTATTTTGAGTTTAGTCAAACCTCTGTCGTGAGCGAGTTAGCTCAGCGTAGCAACTGGATCGTGTTGCGTACCTTCTCCAAAGCCTTCCGATTAGCAGCCCATCGTGTCGGATATGCGATCGCCAATCGCGATCTAGTTAGAGTGTTAGAGAAAGTTCGTCTACCTTATAACCTTCCGAGTTTTTCCCAGATAGCAGCGAGGGTAGCCTTACAGCAACGTCAGTTACTTTTACCATTAGTTACCCAAACCATAGAAGAAAGAGAGCGAATTTATCAAATTCTCCAGGCAAACGGCGCATTTAAAGTATGGCAAAGTCAGGCTAACTTTTTGTATCTTGGCTTAGCCGATCTCAGCAATAAGCAGCATGAGCAAACTCTGGCAGACATTACTCAGAGTCTTAAAGCTAAAGGAACTCTCATTCGTCATACAGGAGGTGGTTTACGCATTACCATCGGTACTCCTGAAGAAAATAACCGCACCATAGAAAAATTAGCTGCGGTGGGGAAGTAAGAAATTAGGCAGACAAAAACCCCGCAATTATTATTGACACAATTAGGGAACGAGATGAGAGAATAAGAAGCTACGTCAACCGTTAGCTGTAGATATGAGTTTAGATTGGATTAGTCGTGCCGAGCGTTTAGATGCCCTACCTCCTTACGTATTTGCCCGCCTGGATGAATTAAAAGTCCGCGCCAGAGAACAAGGACTAGACTTAATTGATTTGGGAATGGGGAATCCTGATGGTGCTGCACCTCAACCAGTGATTGATGCAGCGATCGCCGCCCTCCAAAATCCCGACAATCATGGCTATCCACCCTTTGAGGGAACAGCGAGTTTTCGGCAGGCAATTACGACCTGGTATAAAAGATGCTATGGAGTTGAATTAAGCCCTGATAGCGAAGCTTTACCCCTAATTGGCTCTAAAGAGGGTTTGGGTCATTTGGCTTTAGCCTATGTCAATCCAGGAGATATTATTTTAGTTCCCACTCCTTCTTATCCTGCCCATTTTCGGGGACCAATGATCGCAGGAGCGAAAATTCACCCGATACACCTGACGGCAGAACAAAACTGGTTAATTGACCTGAGTACTATTGCTGAAGATGTGGCGAGGCAAGCTAAGATACTTTATTTTAATTATCCAAATAATCCGACTACCGCTACTGCACCACGGGAGTTTTATGAGGAAATAGTTGAGTTTGCCCGTCACTATGAAATATTATTAGTCCACGATCTTTGCTATGCGGAATTAGCCTTTGATGGTTATCAGCCAACATCTTTGTTAGAAATACCAGGGGCAAAAGAAATCGGCGTAGAATTTCATACCCTATCAAAAACTTATAATATGGCTGGTTGGCGTGTGGGTTTCGTGGTGGGTAACTCAGACGTAATTCAGGGATTGCGGACTCTTAAAACTAATTTGGACTATGGTATTTTCTCCGCGATCCAAAAAGCAGCCGAAACTGCTTTACAGTTACCAGATGAATATATCAAACAGGTGCAACACCGCTATAGTACTAGAAGAGATTTTTTGATCGAGGGTTTGGGAAAACTCGGCTGGAAGATTCCAGTTTCTAAGGCAACTATGTATCTGTGGATCGAAACTCCTATGGCACAAAGTTCGACGGAATTTGCTTTGGATGTCTTACAGCAAACTGGGGTAGTAATCACTCCTGGAAATGCTTTTGGTGAAGCGGGTGAGGGCTATGTCAGAATTAGTCTGATTGTCGATTGCGATCGCCTGGGAGAAGTGCTGAGGCGGTTTAAACAAGCGGGGATTTGTTATCGATAAAGTCCTTAGCTTTTTGCTTTTAGCCAAATGAATCTTTTATTATCGGTAAGTTGATTTACGCTAATCTATTATTCATAATCTAGCTGATTATCGAGCGACTCTTATTTATCAGGTTTAGCGTAAATCAAAAATTATTTTCAAGCCAATTGGCACTGCGAATCTAGTGGCTATAACCAATAAATTAAACCGAAGTTAGTCCACACCAAACACATTAATTTAATAATGCAAATTAGACGTAGAAATCCTAATCCTAAAGTTAATTCGGCAGAAGTAGAATATCGCTCAAAAATTCCTAATTGTGAACCTAATCATATTTTAGAAGAGATTGTCTGGCACAAAGAGGTAGAAGTCGATCGCCTGCGCGATCGCTTGCCTTTAATGCAATTACGACAGCAGGTAGAGGATGTTGCACCTCCCCAAGACTTTTTGGCTGCATTACGTAACGGTAAAACTAATCCTGCTTTAATTGCCGAAGTTAAGAAAGCCTCGCCTTCTAAAGGAGTAATTAGAGCCGACTTTAATCCAGTAGCGATCGCTCTTGCTTATGAAAAGGGTAATGCAACCTGTCTATCTGTCTTAACTGATGAGAAGTTCTTCCAAGGAAGCTTTAATAATCTTAGTTTAATCAGACAAGCAGTAGATTTACCTTTGTTGTGCAAAGAGTTTATTATCTATCCCTATCAAATTTATTTTGCCCGCGCTCAAGGTGCAGATGCGGTATTATTAATCGCTGCGATCTTAGAAGCCAAAGATCTCAACTATTTTATTAAAATTACCAAGGCTTTAGGTATGACTCCTTTAATTGAAGTACATACTCTCGAAGAATTAGACCGAGTGCTAAAAATAGACGGTGTTGAGCTAGTCGGTATTAATAACCGTAATTTAGCAGATTTTTCAGTTAGCTTACAAACTACTTGTGATATCTTGGCTGCCAGACGAGAAGAGTTAAGCCAACGCAATATTTTGGTCGTCAGTGAATCTGGTTTACATACCCCAGAAGACTTAAACACCGTCAAAGAAGCAGGAGCAAAAGCAGTCTTAATTGGGGAATCATTGGTTAAACAAGAAGATATAACACAAGCAGCCTCTAATTTATTTAATTTTGGAAACTAGAAAAAGATTTGGCAATATACTTAGTTGGGTGGGCAATGCCCACCTGCTTCATCTAACCTAATATTCAGTCGGCACAAAATTTTGCATTTCCATTGGTGGGCGTTCATAATCGCTCGCTTCTTCTCTTGCAGGTAATTTGATTTCTTCGACTGGCAGATCTTCGTAGGGAATACTGTTTAACAGATGGCTAATACAGTTTAGTCGCGCT
Proteins encoded in this window:
- a CDS encoding aspartate aminotransferase; this translates as MSLDWISRAERLDALPPYVFARLDELKVRAREQGLDLIDLGMGNPDGAAPQPVIDAAIAALQNPDNHGYPPFEGTASFRQAITTWYKRCYGVELSPDSEALPLIGSKEGLGHLALAYVNPGDIILVPTPSYPAHFRGPMIAGAKIHPIHLTAEQNWLIDLSTIAEDVARQAKILYFNYPNNPTTATAPREFYEEIVEFARHYEILLVHDLCYAELAFDGYQPTSLLEIPGAKEIGVEFHTLSKTYNMAGWRVGFVVGNSDVIQGLRTLKTNLDYGIFSAIQKAAETALQLPDEYIKQVQHRYSTRRDFLIEGLGKLGWKIPVSKATMYLWIETPMAQSSTEFALDVLQQTGVVITPGNAFGEAGEGYVRISLIVDCDRLGEVLRRFKQAGICYR
- the bchM gene encoding magnesium protoporphyrin IX methyltransferase produces the protein MKTTDKTKKNDKVIVKDYFNQQGFERWRRIYGETEDVNKVQKKIRQGHQQTIDTVVGWLKDDGNLADLKICDAGCGVGSLSIPLAQAGATVCASDISAKMVNEARERAELALGDTSQLDFMVKDLEALTGIYDTVICLDVLIHYPTEDAAKMIAHLASLTESRLILSFAPKTYLLFILKKIGEFFPGPSKTTRAYQHQEAKIIAILKDNGFEIKRTGMTSISFYYSRILEAVKSS
- a CDS encoding pentapeptide repeat-containing protein; the encoded protein is MDHRDKFIATEILGHKSEAGEKLVWDSVKRAFEQRKCIAYWRYPIFAQQQFRKEPDILIADDHLGLIVIEVKAIAIEQLVSIQGHRWQYQNFYTEFGNPYQQAERQLFGLLQYSDREPLLSKKVTAKAIIALPYITQAQWQQKGFDKLPNCPPILFQEALGSSSLIIKLITNTYPVVLGEVLTPTQWELLLAVLGGTSLYTTSEQSLPSSAHSRRKVIQQVRSRLNQLDLQQEKIAKQIPEGMQRIRGIAGSGKTVILCQKAALMSVKYPEWQIALVFFSRSLYDSITHQVDKWIRHFTQDKIGYSPKNSNLKILHAWGSKQQPGFYGTICKAAGTTPLSVPFTISQKPNEALAEACVQLLETRTIPQIFDAVLIDEGQDLIADSWIYQNKQPFYWLAYQALRPVNPISPQQRRLIWAYDELQSLSSLKLPEPVELFGEELGHLATGQYNQQINKTEIISRCYRTPHQVIMVAHAIALGLQRKQGILTGSIYPEEWQALGYKITGNWQLGSQIALVRNHDSPNIISELWQGEMINFDRFASRQQELTVLADKIEQNITQDNFQPDREVLIIVLGSAYAAASLVKQTATFLINRGINIYLPTQSSFNCVDSAQQRHPNQFWHPGAITISTIHRAKGQEADLVYLIGLDLIAQDESNLYLRHQLFTALTRTRAWVNISGIADYSLYQELSRLIASKNNITFTVTSLPQRELRISDRASLIQEYALGRTNFRYANLRHADLSGMNLTNINLIEADLSYTNLERTNLTNAKLIAANLSNANLTHANLTNAKLIGADLTNTNLTDTNLTRANVTHIS
- a CDS encoding histidinol-phosphate transaminase, with protein sequence MSDRLSFIRSELAQLAVYTPHPGGESAAIVDRLDTNESPLDLPAEIKSKLAWAYQQEIEANRYPDGSQQELKSAIAEYVNESADSTKSFCTANISVGNGSDELIRSLLIATCLGAEGSILVATPTFSMYGILAKTLGIPVVTVSRQKDFALNLDAAQQAIEQTNNPPVRVVFVVHPNSPTGNALKTEELDWLKTLPENILVVVDEAYFEFSQTSVVSELAQRSNWIVLRTFSKAFRLAAHRVGYAIANRDLVRVLEKVRLPYNLPSFSQIAARVALQQRQLLLPLVTQTIEERERIYQILQANGAFKVWQSQANFLYLGLADLSNKQHEQTLADITQSLKAKGTLIRHTGGGLRITIGTPEENNRTIEKLAAVGK
- the trpC gene encoding indole-3-glycerol phosphate synthase TrpC yields the protein MQIRRRNPNPKVNSAEVEYRSKIPNCEPNHILEEIVWHKEVEVDRLRDRLPLMQLRQQVEDVAPPQDFLAALRNGKTNPALIAEVKKASPSKGVIRADFNPVAIALAYEKGNATCLSVLTDEKFFQGSFNNLSLIRQAVDLPLLCKEFIIYPYQIYFARAQGADAVLLIAAILEAKDLNYFIKITKALGMTPLIEVHTLEELDRVLKIDGVELVGINNRNLADFSVSLQTTCDILAARREELSQRNILVVSESGLHTPEDLNTVKEAGAKAVLIGESLVKQEDITQAASNLFNFGN